One window of Pseudobacteriovorax antillogorgiicola genomic DNA carries:
- a CDS encoding substrate-binding periplasmic protein gives MKHVLLMVLWVCYAPAVWSQTLEVRADPWCPYTCDDESEKKGYMIELLKTIFEPQGLKVSYSNLSWKRALDSTRKGRYNAVVGAFRSDAPDFVFPESHAGISRNFFYALPKSTWQYTGPKSLQGQTVGIIRGYTYGDDIDELLKDPEKKRFAQLFYGNNALDDMIESVRDRRIMAFIDDTNVVAYSLAQKFPKLKLRKVGQLEEEKVFVAFSPAIKESKRYAQMFDEGMKNIRKKGELAKILSRYNLEDWKKAK, from the coding sequence ATGAAGCACGTTCTACTGATGGTGTTATGGGTGTGCTATGCCCCAGCAGTGTGGTCTCAGACTCTAGAGGTTCGTGCTGATCCCTGGTGCCCTTATACCTGCGACGATGAGTCTGAGAAAAAGGGCTATATGATTGAATTGTTAAAAACGATATTTGAGCCTCAGGGCCTAAAAGTTTCCTACAGTAATTTAAGCTGGAAAAGAGCCTTGGACAGCACTAGAAAAGGGCGATACAACGCTGTGGTGGGTGCGTTTCGAAGTGATGCACCAGACTTTGTGTTTCCAGAAAGCCATGCGGGTATCTCAAGAAATTTTTTCTATGCTTTACCAAAAAGTACTTGGCAATACACAGGACCTAAATCGTTGCAGGGTCAAACGGTAGGCATCATCCGCGGCTATACCTATGGTGATGATATCGATGAACTTCTAAAAGATCCCGAAAAAAAGCGCTTCGCCCAACTCTTCTATGGTAATAACGCACTCGATGATATGATTGAAAGTGTCAGAGATCGCAGGATTATGGCATTTATCGATGACACCAATGTTGTTGCCTACAGCCTAGCTCAAAAGTTCCCAAAATTAAAGCTGAGGAAGGTGGGCCAGCTAGAAGAGGAAAAAGTGTTTGTTGCGTTCTCCCCTGCGATTAAGGAATCTAAACGCTACGCTCAAATGTTTGATGAAGGGATGAAGAACATACGCAAGAAAGGTGAGCTTGCTAAAATCCTAAGCCGGTATAATTTAGAAGACTGGAAGAAGGCTAAATAG
- a CDS encoding NAD-dependent succinate-semialdehyde dehydrogenase — MPETITTLNPANEEIIKLYDTMSDAQLLDRLDAAHHRFQTWRHTSLQERQDHLLAIADGLDRKQDEYAHLITNEMGKPLSQSKAEISKCAAVCRYYANHSGDVLAESTKALDDSTIASTYTRPLGVILSIMPWNFPFWQVMRFVAPNLMTGNVCMLKHAPNVTGCALALESLMKEVGLPQDCFSVILADHKQVGQVLMDYRVRGVTLTGSDRAGKAIASQAGEALKKSVLELGGSDPYIVLDDADLNLAVETCVASRLINSGQTCISAKRFIVTKSVAGEFTERVIQAMSRKSYGNPLDDVDLGPLAREDLRDKVHSQVLQSIDQGAKLALNGQIPEGTGFYYPPTVLTSVSSGMPAFDDEIFGPVASVIEAQDEAQAVAIANQSRYGLGAAIFSKDIERAEYLAAHEIEAGSCAINDFVRSHPAATFGGIKDSGYGRELGSQGLLEFANIKTVTKQS, encoded by the coding sequence ATGCCAGAAACTATTACAACTCTAAATCCAGCCAACGAAGAAATTATCAAACTCTACGATACCATGAGTGACGCCCAATTATTGGACCGGCTTGATGCAGCCCACCACCGCTTTCAAACCTGGCGCCATACCAGCCTTCAAGAACGTCAGGACCACCTCCTTGCTATCGCCGATGGACTCGACCGGAAGCAAGATGAATACGCCCATTTGATTACCAATGAGATGGGAAAACCCTTATCACAATCGAAGGCTGAAATCAGTAAGTGCGCTGCCGTGTGCCGCTACTATGCAAATCATAGCGGGGACGTTTTAGCGGAATCGACCAAAGCCCTCGACGACTCTACAATTGCAAGCACCTACACCCGCCCACTGGGAGTCATCTTGTCTATCATGCCTTGGAACTTTCCATTTTGGCAAGTGATGAGATTCGTTGCTCCAAATCTTATGACAGGCAACGTCTGCATGCTGAAGCACGCTCCCAACGTTACTGGCTGCGCCCTCGCTCTAGAATCTCTGATGAAAGAGGTAGGCCTTCCACAAGACTGCTTTTCCGTGATCCTTGCCGATCACAAGCAAGTGGGCCAAGTTTTGATGGATTACCGTGTGAGAGGAGTCACTCTCACTGGTAGCGATCGGGCCGGCAAGGCGATTGCCAGCCAAGCTGGTGAGGCACTAAAGAAAAGTGTCCTTGAGCTCGGGGGTAGCGACCCCTACATCGTTCTCGACGATGCCGACCTCAATCTTGCTGTAGAAACATGTGTCGCTAGCAGACTCATCAATTCGGGGCAAACTTGCATTTCGGCAAAGCGCTTTATCGTTACCAAATCTGTCGCTGGCGAGTTCACGGAGCGAGTCATTCAAGCCATGAGTCGAAAATCCTATGGCAATCCTTTGGATGATGTTGATCTGGGTCCACTGGCCCGCGAGGACTTGCGGGATAAGGTTCATTCTCAGGTGTTGCAGTCAATTGATCAGGGTGCGAAACTCGCGCTTAATGGACAGATTCCCGAGGGTACTGGTTTTTACTACCCACCTACGGTTTTGACAAGTGTATCGTCAGGCATGCCTGCCTTTGACGATGAAATCTTTGGCCCTGTGGCATCGGTGATTGAGGCTCAGGATGAAGCGCAAGCCGTCGCCATAGCTAACCAGTCACGCTACGGGCTAGGTGCTGCAATTTTTTCTAAGGACATTGAACGAGCTGAATACTTAGCAGCCCACGAGATTGAAGCTGGTAGCTGTGCGATCAACGACTTCGTCCGCAGCCACCCTGCGGCAACTTTTGGCGGAATTAAAGATAGCGGCTACGGTCGCGAACTTGGTTCCCAAGGGCTTCTTGAGTTTGCCAATATCAAAACCGTTACAAAACAGTCTTAG